The Glycine soja cultivar W05 chromosome 3, ASM419377v2, whole genome shotgun sequence genome window below encodes:
- the LOC114407161 gene encoding histone deacetylase HDT1-like produces MEFWGVEVKSGESLKVDPGDDKIIHLSNACLGDVTKDKEGLPVALYVKFGNQKLVLGTLSSEAFPQISYDLVFEKEFELSHNWKHGSVFFTGFKAQSQSESDNDEDSDDFDEDIPVSAANGKPEIEVKNGIKPDANEAKQKKIANGEDEDSSESESDDDSSEDQLTANGDIESSEGDDDSDDEEEGDDESDEETPKKIEASNKRGIDSSKKTPVPVKKTKFVTPQKTDSKNVVHVATPHPSKQTGKATANNKQQTPKSGGDYSCKPCNRSFKTEDALSSHNKAKHSTK; encoded by the exons ATGGAGTTTTGGG GTGTTGAGGTGAAAAGTGGAGAATCTCTCAAGGTTGATCCGGGAGATGACAAGATTATCCACCTTTCAAAT GCATGCCTGGGGGATGTCACTAAGGATAAAGAAGGTCTACCAGTAGCCCTGTATGTCAAGTTTGGTAACCAAAAGCTTGTACTTGGAACGCTTTCTTCTGAAGCTTTTCCTCAGATATCTTATGATTTGGTATTTGAGAAGGAATTTGAGCTATCCCATAACTGGAAACATGGAAGTGTCTTCTTTACCGGATTTAAAGCTCAATCTCAGTCAGAGTC TGATAATGATGAAGATTCTGATG ATTTTGATGAAGATATTCCAGTTAGTGCTGCCAATG GTAAACCTGAGATTGAGGTGAAGAATGGCATCAAACCTGATGCAAATGAAGCTAAACAGAAGAAGATAGCAAATGGTGAAGATGAAGATTCATCCGAATCTGAATCTGATGATGATTCAAGTGAAGATCAG CTCACAGCGAATGGTGACATAGAAAGTAGTGAAGGTGATGATGATAGCGATGATGAGGAGGAGGGGGACGATGAATCTGATGAGGAGACACCCAAGAAG ATTGAAGCAAGCAATAAGAGGGGTATTGACTCTTCTAAGAAAACGCCTGTTCCTGTGAAGAAGACAAAATTTGTTACTCCTCAGAAGACTG ATAGCAAGAATGTTGTCCATGTTGCAACTCCTCACCCTTCTAAGCAGACTGGTAAAGCAACTGCTAATAACAAGCAGCAGACTCCGAAGTCAGGTGGAGATTACAGCTGCAAGCCTTGCAACAG GTCATTTAAGACAGAAGATGCCTTAAGTTCTCATAACAAGGCCAAGCACAGCACTAAGTGA